The Synechococcales cyanobacterium T60_A2020_003 genome has a segment encoding these proteins:
- the argB gene encoding acetylglutamate kinase, translating into MMVNDIDIDYIQKAEATRVRVLSEALPYIQEFSGRTVVIKYGGAAMKDGHLKETVMRDIVFLSCVGLRPIVVHGGGPEINSWLTKLNIEPQFKNGLRVTDAATMDVVEMVLVGRVNKEIVSLINKAGGAAVGLCGKDGGMIRARPQGDEGIGFVGEVSAMNPRLIEALVKDGYIPVISSVAADDNGQAYNINADTVAGEIAAALGAEKMILLTDTSGILENYKDPSTLIAKLDIQQARKLIDSGIVGGGMIPKVNCCVRSLAQGVKAAHIIDGRIPHALLLEIFTDAGIGSMIVASEFIV; encoded by the coding sequence ATCATGGTCAACGATATTGACATCGACTATATCCAAAAAGCTGAAGCCACCCGCGTCCGCGTTCTGAGTGAAGCTCTACCCTACATCCAGGAGTTTTCAGGTCGTACAGTGGTGATTAAATATGGCGGTGCTGCCATGAAAGACGGTCATCTCAAAGAAACCGTCATGCGCGATATCGTGTTTCTGTCCTGTGTGGGGTTGCGTCCGATTGTCGTCCATGGGGGTGGCCCGGAAATTAACTCTTGGCTGACGAAGCTCAACATTGAACCCCAGTTTAAGAACGGATTGCGGGTCACGGATGCCGCCACCATGGATGTCGTGGAAATGGTGTTGGTGGGTCGGGTCAACAAAGAGATTGTGTCTCTAATCAACAAGGCTGGCGGTGCGGCGGTTGGCCTGTGCGGTAAGGATGGCGGCATGATTCGGGCGCGGCCTCAGGGGGATGAAGGTATCGGCTTTGTGGGCGAAGTCAGCGCGATGAATCCTCGCTTGATTGAGGCGTTAGTAAAAGATGGCTATATTCCGGTGATTTCCAGTGTTGCGGCGGATGATAACGGCCAAGCGTATAACATTAATGCTGATACGGTTGCGGGGGAAATCGCGGCTGCCCTCGGAGCCGAGAAGATGATCCTGCTGACGGATACCTCCGGCATTCTCGAAAACTACAAAGATCCCTCGACGCTGATTGCGAAGCTCGACATCCAGCAAGCCCGAAAACTTATTGATTCTGGCATTGTGGGTGGGGGCATGATTCCGAAGGTCAATTGCTGTGTGCGATCGCTCGCCCAAGGGGTAAAAGCTGCTCACATCATTGATGGACGGATTCCCCATGCGCTACTGCTGGAAATTTTCACCGATGCTGGAATTGGTTCCATGATTGTGGCGTCGGAATTTATTGTTTAG